The Pseudanabaena sp. PCC 6802 genomic interval GGCGATTGTGAATGACGTGATTCCAGCGATAGTCACCCGTAATCTCGCTGACGTAGCAGCCGAAATTCTCATCAAACTGTAAGGATAAGACAGCGCGAGCAAACTCATCGCTCGTGAGGCAAATCGAATAGAATACTTTGAATAGCTCGATCGCAGATTCCAGGTCGAGAATTTGCAGCCAACCTCGTTGAGAGCAGTCTATATTGATTTCCACTGGACGGATGCTATTGTAGTTAATGCCTTGCGATCGCCTTGCCTCCAACCAGTTGGGATTAGCCTGTACTGCCATATTGTAGTCGTAGACAAAATTATAGAGAATCAAGTCATGTTCTAAGAAAGCATTTTGCGACAGATCGTCCACTGTGCTCGGGTAGAGATTGGACTTTGCAATTTCAGGATCGGGACCGTTATCGATCAGAAAATTGACAATATTGGAACCGATACAGAGGTGTCGCACGATCAGATAGCAGGCTTCAGGCGTGACGCAGTGTTTGAGGAAGAAAGCAGCAGAGCGATGCATCAAGACATAAGCGCGAAACTGAAATGGCAGCAGTCGCTTACCGATCGTAATTATTGCCAGCAGGAGATTGGCAACGATTTTAATTGGAATCAGCAGATAGTTACGCGTCCAGTTTTGCAGATCGCGCACCATATATACTTTGGCCGTAACATCAACTGGAATTGCGCGATCGAGTTGCAGGATATCCCAGGCATTGGGATCTCGGCGATTATTATGGATATCAGTCATTTAGCCGATCTCCTCTAATTGCAATAGATAGAGTCTGGCTGTAACTTTGGCAGTTTTGACGATGCGCTTTGCGATCGCAGCGGTCATCCATTCTGCTCGTACAAGTGCGTTCAGCTTATCGACGTGCGATGCGTCGTTTTTGCCGTGATATGCTAAAAACGATACTTGTGACTCATTGAGAGCGAGGCTCTGCTGAATCCGATCTGCCCACTGGCCAGCTAGCTTATTACCCAATCCCTCGATAACAAACATGCTACCAATTAAGTCGATTGGATCGCTTTGGGAAGCTTGGTTAAAGATAAAAGCTGACAAAGCCTCGCTTCCAATATTCTTTTCCGCTTGGAGAATATTGGATAAATCGCCACCCACTGACTGATAATTTTGTTCTAGCATTAGGAAGTCGCGATGCTCTACTTGGGCGTGACCGATAAAAGTCGATCGCATCTGAAAATCGGTCATATTGGAGGCAGCCCGTGCCATCCAGCGGGCACCTTCTACTACTTGGGGGCGCAAATTAATTAACAGGGCTTTGTAGTCTGGCAGAGTGAATTCACCGCGCTCGAGCCGACGTACTATAGGCACGGAATGGATGCGACGCTCAAATTCCAACCAAACTTGTGCCAATTGTCTGATTAGATACGTCGATACGGTTTCTCGCTCTAAAATACTATTGGAGATATAGTAGCGATCGGCGTAGGGATCTTGAGATATGGCTTTATCCTGGCTGTTACTCTGGGAGAGTTCATTTTGCGCGATCGCTTGACTATTTACCTCCATAGATGAATTAGATGAATTCGGCGAATTGACTAAAGGAGTGCAGGATTCCACGACGCTCAAGAGCATGTAGGCAGTGGTAAAGCGACCGCTTTCGGGAATAAAACAGAAAATTTTTTGTCCAACCTGCAATTTGCCAGAATTAAATAGTTCCTCCAGCATCAAATAGATAGCGGCGCAACCCGTATTCCCCCTCGTGTAGAGATTAGTGAACCACTTATGCTCGGGGATCGTACAGTCTGCCATTTCCAGGAGTTCCACAATCTGACTGCGGAAGAAATGCGAAGAGTAGTGACACAGCAACCAATCGATTGTGCTTGGATCGACTCGCCCCTGGTCGATTAAGCGCAGCCAACCTTCCACGCCTAACTTAAGCACATCGTCAAGCAGTCGAATATTTTGACGCAGGTCGAGCGCTCCCGACTTAGCTGCTTCCACATAATCGGAATATTCCATCCAGCTACGTTTTGCGCTCTCATCATCAAATCCAGCATACATGCACACAGGATAAGCATTTGCATGGGAAATTAGTTCGATCCATTCCACCTTGAGACTAATGCCATTGGGATTGGGGCGATCCTGAATTAACATCGCTCCAGCTCCATCTGACAGCATCCAGCGCAAAAACTCAGTGTCAAATGGTAGTGACTTCCCTGCCCGTACATTTTCCGCAGCTTCAAAGCGGCTGTGCTTAAATAGACGCGATGGCATTTCCGCTGCTACAGCGATCGCATTGCGTTTCTGTCCTAATGCCACCTGATTTGTCGCATACTTCAGCGCGGATATTCCCGCGCAGCACACGCCATGCGTAGAGGCAGTTTCTAAAGGCAAGCATTCTGATAGCTCCCCATGTACCATACTGGCAAAACTGGGAACTAACTGGTCTGCCCAGGTGGTGGCAGCGGCAAGTAAATCGATTTCCTTTGCATCGCGATCGGCCAGCGCGAGAGCATCGCGTACTGCTAGTGCTGCCATTTCACTGGTGCGATGCGTGGTATTTTGCTGGCGATCTAGGGCATAGTAGCGCTGTTGGATGCCATTGCTTTTGAGAATGCGAGAACGTACTTTGGAAGGGCGATCGCCAATTTTCCCGAGAAAGTCTTCCATCTCATCGTTGGCTATAGGGTCGTTGG includes:
- a CDS encoding DUF6999 family protein — its product is MTDIHNNRRDPNAWDILQLDRAIPVDVTAKVYMVRDLQNWTRNYLLIPIKIVANLLLAIITIGKRLLPFQFRAYVLMHRSAAFFLKHCVTPEACYLIVRHLCIGSNIVNFLIDNGPDPEIAKSNLYPSTVDDLSQNAFLEHDLILYNFVYDYNMAVQANPNWLEARRSQGINYNSIRPVEINIDCSQRGWLQILDLESAIELFKVFYSICLTSDEFARAVLSLQFDENFGCYVSEITGDYRWNHVIHNRHPLSPNSPFVAGRALILHGIIAEYLHRYLELCQQQAKMQAIGSATQANSIKFHQS
- a CDS encoding beta-ketoacyl-ACP synthase III, translating into MHTAYINSIGKFLPNDPIANDEMEDFLGKIGDRPSKVRSRILKSNGIQQRYYALDRQQNTTHRTSEMAALAVRDALALADRDAKEIDLLAAATTWADQLVPSFASMVHGELSECLPLETASTHGVCCAGISALKYATNQVALGQKRNAIAVAAEMPSRLFKHSRFEAAENVRAGKSLPFDTEFLRWMLSDGAGAMLIQDRPNPNGISLKVEWIELISHANAYPVCMYAGFDDESAKRSWMEYSDYVEAAKSGALDLRQNIRLLDDVLKLGVEGWLRLIDQGRVDPSTIDWLLCHYSSHFFRSQIVELLEMADCTIPEHKWFTNLYTRGNTGCAAIYLMLEELFNSGKLQVGQKIFCFIPESGRFTTAYMLLSVVESCTPLVNSPNSSNSSMEVNSQAIAQNELSQSNSQDKAISQDPYADRYYISNSILERETVSTYLIRQLAQVWLEFERRIHSVPIVRRLERGEFTLPDYKALLINLRPQVVEGARWMARAASNMTDFQMRSTFIGHAQVEHRDFLMLEQNYQSVGGDLSNILQAEKNIGSEALSAFIFNQASQSDPIDLIGSMFVIEGLGNKLAGQWADRIQQSLALNESQVSFLAYHGKNDASHVDKLNALVRAEWMTAAIAKRIVKTAKVTARLYLLQLEEIG